The Lichenihabitans psoromatis genomic interval GCTTGTCGCGACGAGTGGTGACAGCCTCGGCAGCCCCGATGTCGTCGGTGCGATGACCCGCCTTCTGCTGCCGCTCGCCACGCTGGTAACCCCCAATCTACCCGAGGCGGCACGCCTTGCCGACGGGGCTGTGCCAACCGACGTCGCCGGAATGCGGCTGTTGGCCGAGAAGCTCGTTGCGTCGGGCGCACGCGCGGTTCTGGTCAAGGGTGGCCATCTCGATGGCGATGTCGCGGTCGACATTCTGTTTGATGGAACCACCATGCGGGAGTTTTCGGCGCCTCGCATCGACACGCCCAACACGCATGGAACCGGTTGCACCCTGTCGTCCGCTATCGCGGCCTATCTCGCGTTCGGCGACGATCTTGCGGGCGCGGTCACGAAAGCGAAGGCGTTCCTGACCGATGCCCTCCGGGCCAGCGGCGAGCTGCGGGTCGGTGGCGGCCACGGGCCGGTGCATCATTTTCATAGTCTTTGGAAGAGATCGGCCGAACCATGAGGCGTCTTGCGGTTGTTGCCGATATTCACGGCAACCTGCAGGCATTGGACGCTGTGCTGGCCGATCTCGGCAACCAATCGTGCGATCGTGTCATCAATCTTGGAGACTGCGTGTCGGGGCCGCTCTGGCCGCGAGAAACCTTGGATCGGCTGCGCGAGCTCGATTGGGCGACCGTCCGGGGCAATCACGATCGATGGGTCGGAACCTTGCCACGTGCCGAGCTGACCGACAGCGACCTCTTTGCAAGCGACGCGCTCGATGACGAGGTGCGTCGATGACTGGCGACTCTGCCGACGTGCCTCGATTGGCCGGGTGGTCTCGTGGCGTTCCATGCCTCGCCGA includes:
- the thiD gene encoding bifunctional hydroxymethylpyrimidine kinase/phosphomethylpyrimidine kinase; the encoded protein is MIPNLLSIAGSDPSGGAGIQADLKTFSALGCYGMAALTALTAQNTRGVSGVHVVPPEFVAAEIDAIFADISVDAVKLGMLADGAVVAAVTDRLVRHAAGNIVLDPVLVATSGDSLGSPDVVGAMTRLLLPLATLVTPNLPEAARLADGAVPTDVAGMRLLAEKLVASGARAVLVKGGHLDGDVAVDILFDGTTMREFSAPRIDTPNTHGTGCTLSSAIAAYLAFGDDLAGAVTKAKAFLTDALRASGELRVGGGHGPVHHFHSLWKRSAEP
- a CDS encoding metallophosphoesterase family protein, translating into MRRLAVVADIHGNLQALDAVLADLGNQSCDRVINLGDCVSGPLWPRETLDRLRELDWATVRGNHDRWVGTLPRAELTDSDLFASDALDDEVRR